A single window of Sphaerodactylus townsendi isolate TG3544 linkage group LG03, MPM_Stown_v2.3, whole genome shotgun sequence DNA harbors:
- the DUSP1 gene encoding dual specificity protein phosphatase 1 — protein sequence MVNMDVCALDCETLQGLLKDRSFQCLLLDCRSFFSFNSSHVGGSHNVRLSTIVRRRAKGAMGLDHILPNEEVRSRLHKGLYHAVVLLDERSADLEAPKRDSTLMLALNTLCREARDTRICFLKGGYEALLSTYPELCSKPSAPKGLSLPLSTNHMSGGADSNCSSCGTPLYDQGGPVEILPFLYLGSAYHASRKDMLDALGITALINVSANCPNHFEEHYQYKSIPVEDNHKADISCWFNEAIDFIDSVKNDGGRVFVHCQAGISRSATICLAYLMRTNRVKLDEAFEFVKQRRSIISPNFSFMGQLLQFESQVLAPNCSAEAGSPAMAALDRGAPTTTVFNFPVSIPVHPSAKALSYLQSPITTSPSC from the exons ATGGTCAACATGGATGTGTGCGCCCTGGATTGTGAGACGCTGCAGGGGCTGCTGAAGGACAGGTCCTTCCAGTGCCTGCTCCTGGACTGCCGGTCCTTTTTTTCCTTCAACTCCTCGCACGTCGGCGGCTCGCACAATGTCCGCTTGAGCACCATCGTCcggcggagggccaagggggccATGGGGCTGGATCACATCCTGCCCAACGAAGAAGTGCGCTCCCGTCTGCACAAGGGGCTTTATCACGCCGTGGTGTTGCTGGACGAGCGCAGCGCCGACCTTGAGGCGCCCAAGAGAGACAGCACCCTCATGCTGGCCCTCAACACCCTGTGCAGAGAAGCCCGCGACACCCGCATCTGCTTCCTCAAGG GAGGATACGAAGCCTTGCTGTCTACATACCCTGAGTTGTGCTCAAAGCCGTCTGCTCCAAAGGGTCTGAGTCTGCCTCTCAGCACCAACCACATGTCTGGCGGTGCAGATTCAAACTGCAGCTCCTGCGGGACTCCTCTGTATGATCAG gGTGGTCCAGTGGAAATCCTACCTTTCCTGTACTTGGGCAGTGCCTACCATGCTTCCAGGAAAGATATGCTGGATGCTTTGGGGATCACAGCCTTGATCAACGTCTCTGCCAACTGCCCAAACCATTTTGAAGAGCACTATCAGTACAAAAGCATCCCTGTAGAGGATAACCACAAGGCTGACATCAGTTGCTGGTTTAATGAAGCCATCGACTTCATTG ATTCTGTTAAAAATGATGGCGGACGAGTTTTTGTTCACTGTCAAGCTGGCATCTCCCGCTCAGCAACCATCTGCCTCGCTTACCTTATGAGGACCAACCGAGTCAAACTGGACGAAGCCTTTGAGTTTGTCAAGCAGAGGAGAAGCATCATCTCCCCCAACTTCAGCTTCATGGGACAGTTGCTGCAGTTTGAGTCTCAGGTCCTTGCTCCAAATTGCTCAGCAGAGGCTGGAAGCCCTGCCATGGCTGCATTGGACAGAGGGGCTCCCACGACAACCGTCTTCAACTTTCCAGTCTCCATCCCTGTCCATCCTTCTGCCAAAGCACTAAGCTACCTTCAGAGCCCTATCACCACTTCTCCAAGCTGCTGA